A genome region from Anopheles stephensi strain Indian chromosome 2, UCI_ANSTEP_V1.0, whole genome shotgun sequence includes the following:
- the LOC118502421 gene encoding uncharacterized protein LOC118502421: protein MVVNSIGGVIPRASVDRSQLVQNRWNPYASGGLEPTMPLAPGYGSPYDISPSFYGGHPMHHPVHSLVAAGDGSQGYGMKFSSSADGYGASAHGSSGGYDYHPPPPPHPAPPPQPPSIIHSLPPLWPAPSHHGKSGKGKGAALSALTLLAFLYFLNLLQSCLKEHMETMNPTVMVMTAGATRRKDMASSIEQGSSSVEDAPREEIDAGPDVDAIDRYEGLSQRFQLLTSSNVTRNPFHSAQPKRSNRPTPRKKQSSATVYSPKRNRPPTQHTGSDWYDRN from the coding sequence ATGGTGGTGAATTCGATTGGCGGTGTTATTCCGCGTGCGTCCGTCGATCGCAGCCAGCTCGTGCAGAATCGCTGGAATCCGTACGCATCCGGTGGACTCGAGCCGACCATGCCGCTAGCGCCCGGGTACGGCTCACCGTACGACATTTCGCCATCGTTCTACGGGGGCCATCCGATGCACCATCCGGTCCATTCGCTTGTTGCTGCCGGCGATGGTTCGCAGGGGTACGGGATGAAGTTTAGCTCGTCGGCCGACGGGTATGGGGCCAGTGCTCATGGCAGCTCCGGAGGGTACGATtaccatccaccaccaccacctcaccCAGCTCCACCGCCCCAACCACCTTCCATCATCCATTCGCTTCCACCACTGTGGCCAGCGCCATCGCACCACGGGAAGTCCGGTAAGGGCAAAGGGGCAGCACTGTCCGCACTTACGCTGTTGGCGTTTCTGTACTTCCTGAACCTGCTGCAAAGCTGCCTCAAGGAACACATGGAAACAATGAACCCGACCGTGATGGTTATGACGGCCGGTGCAACCCGGCGCAAGGATATGGCCAGCAGCATCGAGCAGGGCTCGTCCTCGGTCGAAGATGCACCGCGGGAAGAGATCGATGCCGGCCCGGATGTGGATGCTATCGATCGGTACGAAGGGTTGTCCCAACGCTTCCAGCTGCTCACATCCTCGAACGTAACGCGGAATCCATTCCACTCGGCCCAACCGAAACGCTCCAACCGTCCAACGCCACGCAAAAAGCAATCTTCCGCTACGGTTTACTCGCCGAAAAGGAATCGACCACCAACGCAACACACCGGAAGTGATTGGTACGATCGAAACTGA